A stretch of DNA from Acidobacteriota bacterium:
CATGATCTCGCTCTGCCAGATGAGCAAGGGAGAGATGGATCAAGCTAGAAAGACTTTAGAAGAAAGCATAATGCAAGTGGCCAATACGAAGAAGACCCTGTGGTTGAAATACGAGCTTGCCGGGCTCTATGAGAAAGAGGGCAAGTTGAAACAAGCCTATGACCTCTTTCAGGAGATCCTGGATGCTGATCCCACATTCAAGGATGCAGAAGCTAGGGCAGATAAACTTTCGGAGATGATGAAAGAATCCTCTTCCTAATTCACGCAACTTAGAAGCTCTTTATTTAAATCTTTGCGCTGATGGAGATGTCCATGAAAAAGGTCCTCATCGTCGTGGATATGCTGAATGGATTTCTGAAACCGGGAGCGTTTCTCTATTGCGGGGATGATTCGAGACGGATCATTCCCTTCGTCAGGGAAATGGTCCAGCAATACAGCGATGCTGGGAATCCGGTCATCTTTCTGGCCGACAACCACAATCCTGGTGATCCTGAATTTACCGTCTATCCTCCCCATTGCCTGAAGGGGACCGAAGAGGCATGTGTCATCGATGAGTTGAAGGATCTGGCACGGAAGGAGATCCTCATTCCAAAGACCAGGTTCAGCGGA
This window harbors:
- a CDS encoding isochorismatase family cysteine hydrolase, which gives rise to MKKVLIVVDMLNGFLKPGAFLYCGDDSRRIIPFVREMVQQYSDAGNPVIFLADNHNPGDPEFTVYPPHCLKGTEEACVIDELKDLARKEILIPKTRFSGFYGTDLDKILEEIKPELVEVVGVCTNICVLYTVEGLRNRDYRVKVHRKGVASFDEEAAEFALRQMQTVLGAEIV